A stretch of the bacterium SCSIO 12827 genome encodes the following:
- the rpmG gene encoding 50S ribosomal protein L33, whose translation MAKPATILVKMVSTADTGFFYVTKKNPRNSTEKFEMRKYDPVVRKHVAFKEEKIK comes from the coding sequence ATGGCAAAACCGGCCACAATTCTTGTGAAAATGGTCAGCACGGCTGACACGGGCTTCTTCTATGTGACGAAGAAAAATCCGCGCAATTCGACGGAAAAGTTCGAAATGCGCAAGTATGATCCCGTGGTCCGCAAACACGTGGCCTTCAAGGAAGAAAAGATCAAGTAA
- a CDS encoding PDZ domain-containing protein: MTPGLAAVSAALLLAACAATPTPRDTAAKDSGFSMPAAAEVIAAGYENIAEKYLEALPVQEIGMEGLRGLGAIDPAIAIDIDTGKNEVRLTDSGREIIREALPKGDDTYGWAMLTARASLAARGWSEEMRRASAEKIYEAVFDGMLTELDIYSRYSGREEAQRNRARRDGFGGIGVRFRQRGDITEVYRITPGTPAAEADLKVGDVIVSADGVPLKGLSARKVVRLLRGPIDTAVRLRLARSGRPDGWSLDLVRAHIVPVTVSHMVKDGIIYTAVESFNQKTAASVKKAVLTAKAETKVPLKGMVMDLRGNPGGLLRQSVKLANLFLTQGHIITTRGRHPDSVHHYNADGDDILNGLPLVILIDGKSASAAEITAAALQDRGRAVVVGTSSYGKGSVQTVIRLPNDGELTITWSKLITPTGYTLHGLGVHPIVCTSSLAEIPEDAKAKDPILAGIGGEHYQADILAHWRRGGPLGEAERTRLRDTCPPERHDDTKDRDVARRIIEDRTLYTRALTYTSTTARADAAALE; encoded by the coding sequence TTGACCCCGGGCCTTGCCGCCGTTTCGGCGGCGCTTCTGCTCGCCGCTTGCGCGGCAACGCCAACGCCCCGGGACACTGCCGCCAAGGACAGTGGTTTTTCCATGCCGGCGGCGGCCGAGGTCATCGCGGCGGGATACGAGAACATCGCCGAAAAATACCTGGAAGCCCTGCCGGTTCAGGAAATCGGCATGGAAGGGCTGCGCGGCCTGGGCGCCATCGACCCGGCCATTGCCATCGACATTGATACCGGCAAGAACGAGGTCCGCCTGACCGACAGCGGCCGCGAAATCATCCGCGAAGCCCTACCCAAGGGCGATGACACCTATGGCTGGGCCATGCTGACGGCACGGGCCTCCCTGGCCGCACGCGGCTGGTCCGAGGAAATGCGCCGGGCCAGTGCGGAAAAAATCTACGAAGCCGTGTTCGACGGGATGCTTACGGAACTGGACATCTATTCCCGCTATTCCGGGCGCGAGGAGGCACAACGCAACCGCGCCCGGCGTGACGGGTTCGGCGGCATCGGCGTGCGCTTCCGGCAACGCGGCGACATCACCGAAGTCTACCGCATCACCCCCGGCACACCGGCGGCGGAGGCGGACCTGAAGGTCGGCGACGTCATCGTGTCGGCCGACGGCGTGCCGCTCAAGGGCCTGTCGGCGCGCAAGGTCGTGCGGCTGCTGCGCGGTCCCATCGACACCGCCGTGCGCCTGCGTTTGGCCCGATCAGGCCGGCCCGACGGCTGGTCCCTCGACTTGGTCCGCGCCCACATCGTGCCGGTCACGGTCAGTCACATGGTCAAGGACGGGATCATCTACACGGCGGTCGAGAGCTTTAACCAGAAGACCGCAGCCTCCGTAAAGAAGGCCGTCCTGACCGCCAAGGCCGAGACCAAGGTCCCGCTCAAGGGTATGGTCATGGACCTGCGCGGCAACCCGGGCGGGCTGCTGCGGCAATCGGTCAAACTGGCCAACCTGTTCCTGACCCAGGGCCATATCATCACCACGCGGGGCCGCCATCCGGACAGCGTCCATCACTACAACGCCGACGGCGACGACATCCTGAACGGCCTGCCCCTGGTCATCCTGATCGACGGGAAGTCAGCCTCGGCCGCGGAAATCACCGCCGCCGCCCTGCAGGATCGCGGGCGCGCCGTGGTCGTCGGCACTTCGTCCTACGGCAAGGGCAGCGTGCAGACGGTGATCCGCCTGCCCAACGACGGCGAATTGACCATCACCTGGTCGAAGCTGATCACACCGACCGGCTATACCCTGCACGGCCTGGGCGTACACCCCATCGTGTGCACGTCGTCCCTGGCGGAAATTCCCGAGGACGCCAAGGCCAAGGATCCGATCCTGGCCGGCATCGGCGGCGAGCATTATCAGGCCGATATCCTGGCGCATTGGCGGCGCGGCGGACCGCTGGGCGAAGCGGAACGCACGCGGCTGCGCGATACCTGCCCGCCGGAACGCCATGACGACACCAAAGACCGCGACGTGGCGCGGCGAATCATCGAAGACCGCACCCTTTACACCCGTGCCCTGACCTATACGTCGACAACCGCGCGGGCCGATGCGGCGGCCCTGGAATAG
- the rnr gene encoding ribonuclease R has product MAKPPKSNRPFPTREEILEFIQSSPKRVGKREIARAFKLGAEGKVMLREILKDLERDGALQRGRSKRFAEPGTLPEVTVLHITGIDAEGELMARPETWDEDAAGPPPAIYMAAERKGQPALGTGDRVLARLERTGRGVYQGRTIRRLPSAPSAIMGVYREVGGEGRIESTDRRAKQDYVVPAGQSGGAKAGDLVRAAALPGKDLGLRKAKVTDVLGAMDDPKSISLISIHEHELPSEFPAEALDQAKAAGPAPLGDRVDLRGLPLVTIDGADARDFDDAVFAEPDPDHPGGWHLIVAIADVSWYVRPGDALDRSAYDRGNSVYFPDRVVPMLPEELSNGWCSLKPKEDRPCLAAHLWIDGDGNLTRHRFERAMMRSAARLTYEQVQAAQDGRPDDVTDVLAKDVIAPLYGAYEALSRNRRARGVLDLDLPERKVIINDRGNVAEIALRERFDSHRLIEEFMITANVAAAEALEKKSLPCMYRIHDQPSPTKVAGLSDALETIGLKIAKGQVMQSSIFNQILTKAKGGPFERMVQELVLRSQAQAEYSPDNIGHFGLALRRYCHFTSPIRRYSDLLVHRALIRGGRMGDGALETDHKDFAEMGQHLSFTERRAAAAERASVDRFTTQFLSDRVGATFIGRINGVTRFGLFITLSDTGADGLIPIRSLPDDYYIHDEAHHRLRGRSNGKTYVLGEAVEVRLVEARPLTGGMIFELMDGGGRSGGGSARGRFTPGARPTGGGRKKSGRSGGKDKSKKGRGKKPGKSARG; this is encoded by the coding sequence GTGGCCAAACCCCCGAAATCAAACCGGCCCTTCCCGACGCGGGAGGAAATCCTGGAATTCATCCAGTCGAGCCCCAAACGCGTCGGCAAGCGCGAGATCGCGCGTGCCTTCAAGCTGGGGGCCGAGGGCAAGGTCATGCTGCGCGAAATCCTGAAGGACCTGGAACGCGACGGCGCCCTGCAGCGCGGACGCAGCAAACGGTTTGCCGAGCCGGGCACCCTGCCCGAGGTCACGGTCCTGCACATCACCGGCATCGACGCCGAGGGCGAATTGATGGCCCGCCCGGAAACCTGGGATGAAGACGCCGCCGGCCCGCCGCCGGCCATCTACATGGCAGCGGAGCGCAAGGGGCAACCCGCATTGGGCACCGGCGACCGCGTTCTGGCGCGCCTGGAGCGCACGGGGCGCGGCGTCTATCAGGGCCGCACCATCCGCCGCCTGCCGTCGGCCCCTTCGGCAATCATGGGGGTTTACCGGGAAGTCGGCGGTGAAGGCCGCATCGAAAGCACCGACCGCCGCGCCAAACAGGACTATGTGGTCCCGGCGGGACAATCGGGCGGCGCCAAGGCGGGCGACCTGGTGCGCGCCGCCGCCCTGCCCGGCAAGGACCTGGGGCTGCGCAAAGCCAAGGTGACCGACGTTCTGGGCGCCATGGACGACCCCAAGTCGATCAGCCTGATTTCCATCCACGAACACGAACTGCCAAGCGAATTTCCCGCCGAAGCCCTTGACCAGGCCAAGGCCGCCGGACCGGCGCCGCTAGGCGACCGCGTCGATCTGCGCGGCCTGCCGTTGGTCACCATCGACGGTGCCGATGCCCGTGATTTTGATGACGCCGTGTTCGCCGAACCGGACCCGGATCATCCCGGCGGCTGGCATCTGATCGTCGCCATCGCCGACGTGTCCTGGTACGTGCGGCCCGGCGACGCGCTGGACCGCAGCGCTTACGACCGGGGCAACAGCGTCTATTTCCCGGACCGCGTGGTACCCATGCTGCCGGAGGAACTGTCCAACGGCTGGTGTTCGCTGAAGCCCAAGGAGGACCGCCCCTGCCTGGCCGCCCACCTGTGGATCGACGGCGACGGCAACCTGACGCGCCACCGGTTCGAGCGCGCCATGATGCGGTCCGCCGCGCGCCTGACCTATGAGCAGGTCCAGGCGGCCCAGGACGGCCGGCCCGACGACGTAACGGACGTCTTGGCCAAGGACGTGATTGCACCGCTGTACGGAGCTTATGAAGCCCTGTCGCGCAACCGCCGGGCACGCGGCGTGCTCGACCTCGACCTGCCCGAACGCAAGGTGATTATCAACGACCGCGGCAACGTCGCCGAAATCGCCCTGCGCGAACGTTTCGACAGTCACCGGCTGATCGAGGAATTCATGATCACCGCCAACGTGGCGGCCGCGGAAGCCCTTGAAAAGAAAAGCCTTCCCTGCATGTACCGCATTCACGACCAGCCCAGCCCGACCAAGGTCGCGGGCCTGTCGGATGCCCTGGAAACCATCGGACTGAAGATCGCCAAGGGCCAGGTCATGCAGTCCAGCATCTTCAATCAGATTTTGACCAAGGCCAAGGGCGGGCCGTTCGAGCGCATGGTCCAGGAACTGGTCCTGCGGTCCCAGGCCCAGGCCGAATATTCGCCCGACAACATCGGCCATTTCGGGCTGGCGCTGCGCCGATACTGCCATTTCACCTCGCCGATCCGACGCTATTCGGATTTGCTGGTCCACCGCGCCCTGATCCGCGGCGGCCGGATGGGCGACGGCGCCCTCGAGACGGACCACAAGGACTTCGCCGAGATGGGCCAGCATCTGTCGTTCACGGAACGGCGGGCGGCGGCGGCCGAACGTGCGTCGGTCGATCGCTTCACCACCCAGTTTCTCTCGGACCGGGTGGGGGCGACGTTCATCGGCCGCATCAATGGCGTTACCCGCTTCGGCCTGTTCATCACCCTCAGCGACACGGGCGCCGACGGGCTGATCCCGATCCGCTCCCTGCCCGACGACTATTACATCCACGACGAGGCCCATCACCGCCTGCGCGGGCGTTCCAACGGCAAGACCTATGTCCTGGGCGAAGCCGTCGAGGTCCGCCTGGTCGAGGCCCGGCCGCTGACCGGCGGCATGATCTTCGAACTGATGGACGGTGGCGGACGAAGTGGTGGCGGCAGTGCCCGCGGGCGGTTCACTCCCGGTGCGCGGCCGACCGGCGGCGGGCGGAAAAAAAGCGGACGCAGCGGCGGCAAAGACAAATCCAAGAAGGGCCGCGGCAAGAAACCCGGCAAGTCCGCGCGCGGCTGA